From the genome of Leptotrichia trevisanii DSM 22070:
GCAGGTATTGGATTTAGAGCTATTTACTAGAACGAAGAATTGGAAAGAAAGAGAATAACTTTAACAACTAAAAATGTAACAGATGTTTGAGTTAAGGACTTAAAAAAGGAAAAAATAAAAGGACAGTGGAACTTAGGTTTTGCTGTCTTTTTTTCGTATTAATACTAAACCATTTAAATAACAGATTTATTACAAACTTTTTTTAATGAAGGATAATAACCCAATATTTTTAAATAATTAATACTAAACCCTATTTAAAAAATAGAAATAAAATTCTATAACAATTAATTTGATAGTTTTATTAAAAAAATCAAATCTAATTTTTAAGTATCCATCTTAAGGACTTTTATAATTTTTTTATAAATATTATGACTAATAATAGTTTTTTCTATTTCTTATTGAATTTTTTGTAATGTAAGAGCATCAGACGCCATGCCTTTTTTCGCAATAAACATATTTAACTGACTACTACTTAGAGATAATAGCGAAATGTTCTACGAATCACCCCGCTTTACGCAAAACTTTCTTATAAAGAAAAAATAAAACTCGCTTCGTAAAACTACGCTCACTTTCGCAAATAAGAGTTATTTTAACATTAATAAATTTTAATATTATAAAAATTATGGCGAAAGAAATATATTCGTATTTAGTTATTTTTCCTTTAACAATAACAAAATTTTGCTTATATAAAAAGAAAAAACATAGAATTATGAAAACATATATTAACAATAAGCAGTTTTTCAAATTCTGAATAAAAATCTCTTATATGGATACTTGACAATAAAATTTAATTAAAGGATATTTTAATAGTTAATAGATTGTATAATAGCATAATCTTGTAAAAAAAGTTTTAATCCTATAAATTTTCTGATTTCTACTATTTAAATGGGAAATAGTATGAATTAGCTATCAAACAACCCTATTAAAAAAATTTATTCCTATTTTTAAATGGGAGTTAGTATTAGTAACAAAAAAAGAGATACGATGACAGCATCTCTTAAATATAATTTATTTATTTTTTAAAATATCTCTAATTTCAGCTAATAATGTTTCCTCTTTTGTCGGTATAACCTCAGTAACTTCTTCAACTGCTTCTGATGCGGGTTTTCTTAATTTATTTACAAATTTTACCATTAAGAAAATAACAAATGCCATGATTAAGAAATTAACTACGTTTTGGATAAATAATCCATATTTTACTGCAGCTTCTGGAGCTGTTTTTGTAGCGGGTGTAATAATAATTTTTAAGTTTGAAAAATCAATTTTCCCTAAAATAATCCCAATAATCGGCATAATTATATCATCAACCAACGAAGTTACTATTTTTCCAAAAGCAGCACCAATTATAACTCCAACTGCCAAATCCATTACATTTCCTTTTGAGATAAACTCCTTGAATTCTTTAAACATTAAAAAGATTCTCCTTTCAAAATTCTATACCGCTTATTATAATGTATTTTATATAAAATTGCAACTTTTTTATAAAAAAATTTTTCATAGTAATGGTATATTTGCTCTTTTTAAAACCGAAATAATATAAAATAAATTTAAAGTTTAAATGGAATAGTTGTAACTTTTGAATTTAATCTTGAAGTTATAGTATAATTAAGAATAAACTATTTAAACTGTATGTTTTTGTTTTTTTGATTTATAGATTTCCAATGTTTTAAAAAATACCTTGTTGAGTGAAATTAATAATTTTTTTCTAGCTTCATTAGTGATAGTACCGTTATTAGTATAAACAAATGAGTCAGAAATCAGACATTTAATATATTGAATTTTTTCCCATTTGCTTAATTTTTCTACTCGTTCATCATTTGAGAGATTGTATTTTTGCACTTCCTTGTTTAGTTTATCCAGACTGTATGTTTTTACTTCCTTAAAATAAGTTGCTCTGTCTTTTTCAAAATTAAAATTTCCATTTTCATCAATAACTGCGGAAATAGCTTCTTTAACTAATGTCATTTTTTATTCCTCCTCTAGTTTAATTTTATTTTGCTTTTTCACCATTGATTTTCTACAAAAGTTCTGATTACTCGTCCTTTGCAATATAGTAATTCGGTATTTAAAATAATAATATCATCATAATCAGGGTTAAATGAATGTAATCTGACAATTCCCTGTTTATCTATTATTAATTGCTTTATGTATGTTTCATCATCATATTCAAATACACAGACTTTACCGTTTAGACTTATTGGATTAGTACACAATTCAGGATCAACAATGGCGATTGAATCATCTGGAATGCTTTTATCAAAGCCGTTCATACTGTCGCCAGAAACTTTTATAGCAAAAAGTCCATTTTTATAGATGTCTTTTGGTATGGAATAGCTTCCAATTTCTTCTGAAAGATTGATGTAGCCAGTTCCTGCACTGGCTTTACCGTACATTGGGATTTCGGTTATTTCGACAGGAATCAAATTTCCATGGGAAATAGCATTATATTTATTGTGAGAATCAAAATTTGTTATACCGGCCAGGTAATTTAAATCAACATTAAAAAATTTTGCGTATGCAGTAACAAATTTGCTGCTTGGCTCTGATAAGTTGTTTTCCCAGCGTGATACCATACTTTTAGTTATACGTAGATTATATTTTTGATTCAGTTTTTCAATTAAAGTGTCCATTGATAATTTATTATTTTTACGTAATTCTTTTAATCGGTTGCCGATATTCATAGAATAATCCTCCAATATTTTTATAATTTATGAATTTATGAGGTTGTAGGTGGGATGGTTATCATTTTTTAGTTTAATTTAAATTAATTTATTTTAGTATATTATACCTCGTTTGTTCCTAAAAAGCAACAAAATTTTTAAAAATATCAATATAAAAATAAAAATTTTAAGGGAAATACAGATTTTAAAGGATTTAAGTGCAATATTTTTATAAAAATTATAAATATAGTATTTAAAAAGTTCCTCAAAAGGTACAAAAAATTCTTTGATTAATTTAAAAAAACATAGTACAATTATAGTAATATATTTTATAAAAATATAGGTTTAAAATTAAGGAAATGATTTAAGAAGGGAATTTAAATATGAGAACTTTGAAGGATATAAAAACAATGTTGGCAAAATGTGGGGCGGCGATTTGGGGAACGAAGAAGGAAGTAAAAGAGCTTCCAAATATTATTGGTGATGACGAAATTATTACCTATGCTACTTCAGGTGTTTATGATGGACATACATGGCTAGTTATTTCAACTAATAAAAGAATTATTTTTCTGGATAAGGGAATGCTTTTTGGTGTAAATCAGATTGAAGTGCCACTTAGCAAGGTAAATTCAATAAAGTATAGAAAAAGATTTTTTCTTGGGGAAATAGAAATATGGGACGGGGCTTCAATGATTAAAGTGACAAACATATTAAAAAGAACGCTTATTCCATTTGTAAATGCTGTAAATGATTCGATAGAGGAGTTTGAAAAATTGCAAAAGCCGTTAAACCAGTCTTCAGTGGCTGATGAGATAATAAAATTTAAAAAGCTGATGGATGAAGGCGTTATTACACAGGAGGAATTTAGTAAAAAAAAGAATGAACTTTTGAAATAAAATCAAAAAATAAGTATACAATAATTTAAAAAATTGTGATATAATTATATAAAATTGAAATAGCATAATGAAACTAATTTGAAATTAAATTGATAAGATTATCATGATTTTAGGACATCTATAGTTTTGTTAGTTTGATTTTGAAAGGTTCGAGTATATATTGGAAGGATGTAGATAAAATGAAAAAATTAATATTCTCACTTTTATTTTTAGTTGGAATGCAAGGATTTAGTGATACATGTAGCTTTGCAACTAATCCAGATACTTTTTTAGACAGAGTTATAAAAAAGATTCAATCTGAAAAGCGGACAGATGATATTTTTTGCGACAGAGATAAAATAAAGATGGCGTATTATACCATTGAAGATGAAGATTATAATGCAAATGTAGGTGTTGTAATAAAAGTTAGTGCTACAACATCAAATGATGACTTTAAAAAGGACTTTTACAAAAAATTTAATGATTATA
Proteins encoded in this window:
- the mscL gene encoding large-conductance mechanosensitive channel protein MscL; translation: MFKEFKEFISKGNVMDLAVGVIIGAAFGKIVTSLVDDIIMPIIGIILGKIDFSNLKIIITPATKTAPEAAVKYGLFIQNVVNFLIMAFVIFLMVKFVNKLRKPASEAVEEVTEVIPTKEETLLAEIRDILKNK
- a CDS encoding XRE family transcriptional regulator, which codes for MNIGNRLKELRKNNKLSMDTLIEKLNQKYNLRITKSMVSRWENNLSEPSSKFVTAYAKFFNVDLNYLAGITNFDSHNKYNAISHGNLIPVEITEIPMYGKASAGTGYINLSEEIGSYSIPKDIYKNGLFAIKVSGDSMNGFDKSIPDDSIAIVDPELCTNPISLNGKVCVFEYDDETYIKQLIIDKQGIVRLHSFNPDYDDIIILNTELLYCKGRVIRTFVENQW
- a CDS encoding PH domain-containing protein; protein product: MRTLKDIKTMLAKCGAAIWGTKKEVKELPNIIGDDEIITYATSGVYDGHTWLVISTNKRIIFLDKGMLFGVNQIEVPLSKVNSIKYRKRFFLGEIEIWDGASMIKVTNILKRTLIPFVNAVNDSIEEFEKLQKPLNQSSVADEIIKFKKLMDEGVITQEEFSKKKNELLK